CCCCTTCGCCAAGGCCAATCTTCATCGGACCACACAAAATCATACATTTCCAAAAAGCTCCATGACAAAACAACTTAAGTTTCAAGGAAACTCGCAGAGTTCCTCGTCGCCGTCAAGTCTCATCGTCCGGCCCCCAAGCCTCATCTATAGCTGGAGGAGGTAGCTTGTCTCCGTAATCCACACTCACGAGGCAAAGGCCGTGCGCCGGCGCCTTCAGCCCCGCTCGGCTTCTGTGCCGGGCTTCCATAATACCGGGAATATCATCCGGATGTCTCTCGCCACGCCCTAATTCGGCGAGGGTACCAACGATATTACGCACCATAAATCGCAGGAAACCTTCCGCCGTCACCTCGATAAGAACCTCGTCTCCTGCCTCAATGACATCGAGCCGCTCAAGCCTTCGAACTGTCGTTGAAACTGTCGTACTCTCCGGGCAGAAACTCGCAAAATCCTTTTCCCCGACAAAATGGACAGCCGCCTGTCTCATCAATGACAAATCCAGCTTTCTCCTGTGATGCCACACATGGTTCCTTCGAATCGCACTAGGGGTCTTCCTCATCAAAATGCGGTAGCGGTATGTCTTCCGAATAGCATCAAATTGCGCATGAAATTTCTCTTTAGCCTCACGGCAATCAAATATCGAGACATCACCCTTCAGCAGAGAATTCAGACCAAGGCGAATTTT
This sequence is a window from Nitrospinaceae bacterium. Protein-coding genes within it:
- the truA gene encoding tRNA pseudouridine(38-40) synthase TruA, which encodes MKRRLVLWIEYDGTNFHGWQFQPGQRTVQSEIESALLIMCNEKVRVLASGRTDAGVHALGQVAHFNTSADITPKKIRLGLNSLLKGDVSIFDCREAKEKFHAQFDAIRKTYRYRILMRKTPSAIRRNHVWHHRRKLDLSLMRQAAVHFVGEKDFASFCPESTTVSTTVRRLERLDVIEAGDEVLIEVTAEGFLRFMVRNIVGTLAELGRGERHPDDIPGIMEARHRSRAGLKAPAHGLCLVSVDYGDKLPPPAIDEAWGPDDET